A region from the Gemmatimonadota bacterium genome encodes:
- a CDS encoding dicarboxylate/amino acid:cation symporter yields MPLHTKILIALAAGVLAGFVANVLGLTWLQSFFGSIEPIGTAWIRMITMIVVPLVVASLMVGTASLGDIRKLGRIGGKTVLFYMTTTAIAVVIGLLLSNVVRPGSRVQPETRDSLSAQFESQAEASMTLAADKPSWVETLLEMIPRNPIQAAANMDLLPLIFFTIMFGAAITLIDADKRDAVLRFFEGVNQASMVMIDWVMKLAPLAVFALIASIVSQFGFDLLQSLLIYALTVVAGLLLHVFLTYMSIVKVLSKLNPLQFLRRASKAQLIAFSTSSSNATLPVTIETAEEDIGVSNEVASFVLPLGATINMDGTALYQAVAVMFIAQIYGIDLTLADQATVVLTATLASIGAAGVPSAGIITLIIVLNAVGLGAHIQAGIALILGVDRILDMLRTAVNVTGDLTASTVIARSEGETIEPHPVDHKLEMAPTR; encoded by the coding sequence GTGCCGCTTCATACCAAGATCCTCATCGCGCTGGCCGCGGGCGTATTGGCCGGGTTCGTCGCCAACGTCCTGGGTTTGACCTGGCTCCAGTCCTTCTTCGGTTCCATCGAGCCCATCGGCACCGCCTGGATCCGCATGATCACCATGATCGTGGTTCCGCTGGTGGTGGCCAGCCTCATGGTCGGTACGGCCTCCTTGGGAGACATCCGCAAGCTCGGGCGCATCGGCGGAAAGACGGTCCTGTTCTATATGACCACCACGGCGATCGCGGTGGTGATCGGGTTGCTCCTCTCGAATGTGGTCCGCCCCGGCTCGCGCGTGCAGCCCGAGACGCGCGACTCGCTTTCCGCGCAGTTCGAAAGCCAGGCGGAGGCCAGCATGACACTGGCGGCCGACAAGCCGAGCTGGGTGGAGACGTTGTTGGAGATGATCCCGCGCAATCCCATCCAGGCGGCGGCCAACATGGATCTGCTGCCGCTCATCTTCTTCACCATCATGTTCGGTGCCGCCATCACGCTGATCGACGCCGACAAACGGGACGCGGTGCTGCGATTCTTCGAAGGCGTCAATCAAGCCAGCATGGTCATGATCGATTGGGTCATGAAGTTGGCTCCGTTGGCTGTCTTCGCACTGATCGCGTCGATCGTCAGTCAATTCGGGTTCGACTTGCTGCAGAGTCTGCTCATCTATGCGTTGACGGTCGTGGCCGGGCTGCTGCTGCACGTGTTTCTCACGTACATGTCGATCGTAAAGGTCCTGTCCAAGCTGAATCCGCTGCAGTTCCTGCGGCGGGCCAGCAAGGCGCAGCTGATCGCCTTCAGCACCTCGTCTTCGAACGCCACACTGCCGGTCACGATCGAGACCGCGGAGGAAGACATCGGTGTGTCCAACGAGGTGGCCAGCTTCGTCCTGCCCCTCGGCGCGACCATCAACATGGACGGGACTGCGCTTTACCAGGCGGTAGCGGTCATGTTCATCGCCCAGATCTACGGCATCGACCTCACGCTGGCCGATCAGGCGACCGTGGTCCTTACCGCCACCCTGGCCTCCATCGGCGCTGCGGGCGTTCCCAGCGCAGGCATCATCACGCTCATCATCGTGTTGAATGCGGTAGGCTTGGGCGCGCACATCCAGGCGGGCATCGCGCTCATCCTGGGCGTGGACCGGATCCTCGATATGCTGCGGACCGCAGTGAATGTCACGGGTGACCTGACGGCCTCGACCGTCATCGCGCGCAGCGAGGGCGAGACCATCGAGCCCCACCCGGTCGATCACAAGCTGGAGATGGCGCCGACGCGCTGA
- a CDS encoding DUF445 family protein — protein sequence MSHDWIGALITIAFGALAGGLTNTVAIWMLFHPYEPPRLGRVPLRFLHGAVPKNQARLAAAIGRTVGERLLTEEDLARILAAPEFREAFDDRLAVFLDALLRVERGSLRSILPDTVRPELERLVVEAVDFAVDRLEAHVRSPSFVVQVEDRAEALYERVRQEPLAELLTPERQASLSELTADWLRDATASSAFRSAVREYIERSAERMLAEGRTFQEILPAGLVASLERAVAGYLPLAIQRLGRLLEDPVTRLRFQRAIHDLLRRFMQDLKFHQRIVAKLVMTDDAVDRVLAAIEKEGADRLSEMLREPEIQQAMSRGVNDAFVDLLGRPVRSVLGAPGDESVHQAIETLTDWVLRMADDPRTRTFLTERLGRALSGLSERTWGDLLGRVPPERFAGWLVEAARTETAMRFAREGLHRMATSLLDRPLGRPHDWFPEGAVARVEPALGTALWAWVQTQVPEIVRRIEVSRRVEEKVLAFPTAKMEEIVRRVTERELRLIVKLGYLLGAIVGLVLVGVNAILPRLLGS from the coding sequence TTGAGCCACGACTGGATCGGCGCCCTCATCACGATCGCGTTCGGCGCCCTGGCCGGCGGTCTCACCAATACCGTCGCGATCTGGATGCTCTTCCACCCCTACGAGCCTCCGCGCCTGGGGCGCGTACCCCTCCGGTTCCTGCATGGGGCCGTGCCCAAGAACCAGGCCCGACTCGCGGCGGCCATCGGGCGCACCGTGGGCGAACGGTTGCTCACCGAGGAGGACCTGGCCCGCATCCTCGCCGCCCCCGAGTTCCGTGAGGCGTTCGACGATCGACTGGCCGTGTTCCTGGACGCGCTGCTGCGAGTCGAGCGTGGCTCGTTGCGCTCCATCCTTCCGGACACGGTGCGTCCGGAGCTCGAGCGGCTGGTGGTGGAGGCCGTGGATTTCGCCGTCGATCGACTCGAGGCCCATGTGCGCTCCCCGTCGTTCGTGGTGCAGGTGGAGGACCGGGCCGAAGCCCTCTACGAACGAGTGCGCCAGGAACCGCTGGCGGAGCTGCTCACCCCCGAACGGCAGGCCAGTCTCAGCGAGCTGACGGCGGATTGGTTGCGGGATGCCACAGCCAGCTCGGCGTTCCGCAGCGCCGTACGCGAATACATCGAGCGCTCCGCGGAGCGGATGTTGGCCGAGGGTCGAACGTTTCAGGAGATCCTACCCGCCGGGTTGGTCGCCTCGCTGGAGCGCGCGGTGGCCGGGTATCTCCCACTGGCCATCCAACGGCTCGGCCGCCTGCTCGAGGACCCCGTCACGCGGTTGCGTTTCCAGCGGGCCATCCACGATCTCCTGCGTCGCTTCATGCAGGATCTCAAGTTCCACCAGCGCATCGTGGCCAAGCTGGTGATGACCGACGACGCGGTCGACCGCGTGCTGGCCGCCATCGAGAAGGAAGGCGCCGATCGTCTGAGCGAGATGTTGCGCGAGCCGGAGATCCAGCAGGCCATGTCCCGGGGCGTCAACGACGCGTTCGTCGACCTGCTGGGGCGGCCCGTGCGCTCCGTGCTGGGCGCCCCCGGCGACGAGAGTGTGCATCAGGCCATCGAGACGCTCACCGATTGGGTGCTGCGTATGGCCGACGACCCGCGTACCCGCACCTTCCTGACCGAGCGGCTCGGCCGGGCGCTGTCAGGCCTGAGCGAGCGCACCTGGGGCGACCTTCTGGGACGGGTGCCTCCGGAGCGGTTCGCGGGGTGGCTGGTGGAGGCGGCCCGTACCGAGACGGCCATGCGGTTCGCTCGCGAGGGTCTGCACCGGATGGCCACGTCCCTGCTCGACCGCCCCCTGGGCCGGCCCCACGACTGGTTCCCCGAGGGGGCCGTGGCTCGCGTGGAGCCCGCGCTCGGCACCGCGCTCTGGGCCTGGGTCCAGACGCAGGTCCCGGAGATCGTGCGCAGGATCGAGGTGTCGCGGCGGGTGGAGGAGAAGGTCCTGGCCTTCCCCACCGCCAAGATGGAGGAGATCGTGCGGCGGGTGACGGAGCGCGAGCTGCGCCTGATCGTGAAGCTCGGCTACCTGCTGGGCGCGATCGTCGGCTTGGTGCTCGTCGGCGTGAACGCCATCCTGCCGCGTCTGCTCGGGAGCTAG
- a CDS encoding ABC transporter ATP-binding protein yields the protein MQRPMIELDQVVKRYGKFEAVKGLSFQVPQGRIFGFLGPNGAGKTTTIRMVAGVLRPSSGHVRIGGVDVEQDAEAAKMKIGYIPDRPYLYEKLSGSEFLRFVAGLWGRNGNGTEDRADRLLDLFQLRDRKDDLIESYSHGMRQKLLITSALVHEPELIVVDEPMVGLDPRSAKLLKDLFRTYADNGGTVFLSTHTLEVAEALCDHIAIINAGRIIAQGTMDELRTQAEAGGAGLEEIFLKVTGGSDIADVLTGVTGALAG from the coding sequence ATGCAACGGCCCATGATCGAGCTGGACCAGGTCGTCAAGCGCTACGGGAAGTTCGAAGCCGTGAAAGGGCTCAGCTTCCAGGTGCCCCAGGGGCGCATCTTCGGATTCCTGGGGCCGAACGGCGCGGGGAAGACCACCACGATCCGGATGGTGGCCGGAGTCCTGAGGCCCAGCAGCGGACACGTCCGGATCGGTGGGGTCGACGTGGAGCAGGACGCCGAGGCCGCCAAGATGAAGATCGGCTACATCCCGGACCGCCCCTACCTCTACGAGAAGCTGAGTGGCTCCGAGTTCCTCCGCTTCGTGGCCGGTCTCTGGGGCCGGAACGGAAACGGCACCGAGGACCGCGCCGATCGACTACTGGACCTCTTCCAGTTGCGGGACCGCAAGGACGACCTGATCGAGAGCTACTCGCACGGGATGCGACAGAAGCTGCTGATCACCTCGGCGCTGGTACACGAGCCGGAGCTGATCGTGGTGGACGAGCCCATGGTCGGCCTGGACCCTCGCTCCGCGAAGCTGCTCAAGGATCTCTTCCGGACCTATGCCGACAACGGGGGCACGGTGTTCCTGTCCACCCACACACTCGAGGTGGCCGAGGCGCTCTGTGACCACATCGCCATCATCAACGCGGGTCGCATCATCGCGCAGGGCACCATGGACGAGCTGCGCACCCAAGCGGAGGCGGGCGGTGCCGGCCTGGAGGAGATCTTCCTGAAGGTCACCGGTGGCAGTGACATCGCGGACGTGCTGACCGGGGTGACGGGAGCGCTGGCCGGATGA
- a CDS encoding transglutaminase-like domain-containing protein, with protein sequence MRHRRAVGILILAFWMAMVGWQVRREYFRPELARLAEATRALAPGTYFYTLEMADRAIGLASSRLDTVPEGFVLEDLLSLELPALGQTGAAVARTRVDLSATLAMQGFDFSLDSDVGRFAAAGKVAGDSLLQVEIRSGSDVQTIDYRFGDAPLAAAVLPIRVAMGGELEVGSTLRLPMFDPSTLATRTVEVEILAYDTLLVPDSAWFDPATSRWTAAHYDSIPAWQLAESFGGIQIETWIDEDGRTLEASSPLGFTMRRTEFELARQSIEEARGLETTLVDEDVILATAVQSNVDLELVETYDALRFRLSGVDLTGFALVGGRQELRGDTLIVRREDWNALQSDYTLPYKRMDRVAELQPEPLIQSADERIQTAARRATNWGSSWTHDPKRVTRQLTNYVFNLLEKRVTVSVPSAVQVLESEQGDCNEHTVLFVALARSLGLPARTAVGLVYVNGAFFYHAWPEVWIGDWVAVDPTFGQYPADAAHLRFVVGGLAQQVDIVRLIGRLQIEVLDVSRGE encoded by the coding sequence ATGCGACACAGGCGCGCCGTCGGGATCCTGATCCTGGCGTTCTGGATGGCCATGGTGGGCTGGCAGGTGCGCCGGGAGTACTTCCGACCGGAGCTGGCCCGCCTGGCGGAGGCGACCCGTGCCCTGGCCCCTGGCACGTATTTCTACACGCTGGAAATGGCCGATCGGGCCATCGGGCTGGCCAGTTCTCGCCTGGACACGGTACCTGAGGGGTTCGTGCTGGAGGACCTGCTCTCTCTCGAGCTCCCCGCGCTCGGCCAGACCGGCGCGGCGGTGGCGCGCACCCGGGTGGACCTGAGCGCTACCCTGGCCATGCAAGGGTTCGATTTCTCCCTCGATTCCGACGTCGGCCGCTTCGCGGCCGCGGGAAAGGTCGCCGGGGACAGCCTGCTCCAGGTCGAGATCCGTTCGGGCAGTGATGTGCAGACCATCGACTACCGCTTCGGTGATGCCCCGCTGGCGGCCGCGGTGCTCCCGATCCGCGTGGCCATGGGGGGCGAGCTCGAGGTGGGGTCGACGTTGCGTCTGCCCATGTTCGATCCCTCCACGTTGGCCACCCGCACGGTGGAGGTGGAGATCCTGGCGTACGATACGCTCCTGGTCCCGGACTCGGCCTGGTTCGACCCGGCCACGTCTCGCTGGACCGCCGCCCACTACGATTCCATCCCCGCCTGGCAGTTGGCCGAGTCGTTCGGCGGCATCCAGATCGAGACCTGGATCGACGAGGATGGGCGCACGCTGGAGGCGTCCAGCCCCCTGGGGTTCACCATGCGCCGCACCGAGTTCGAGCTGGCCCGCCAGTCGATCGAAGAGGCACGCGGACTGGAGACGACGCTGGTGGACGAGGATGTGATCCTGGCCACTGCCGTCCAAAGCAACGTGGACCTCGAGCTCGTCGAGACGTACGACGCGCTGCGCTTTCGACTGAGCGGCGTAGACCTGACGGGCTTCGCGCTCGTGGGAGGGCGGCAGGAGCTCCGGGGCGACACGCTCATTGTGCGCCGCGAGGACTGGAATGCGCTCCAGTCGGACTACACGCTTCCCTACAAACGCATGGACCGCGTGGCGGAGCTTCAGCCCGAGCCGCTCATCCAGAGCGCCGATGAACGCATCCAGACGGCGGCGCGCCGCGCCACCAACTGGGGGTCTTCGTGGACCCATGACCCCAAGCGCGTCACGAGGCAACTCACGAACTACGTCTTCAATCTCCTGGAGAAGCGCGTCACCGTCTCGGTGCCGAGCGCTGTCCAGGTCCTGGAGTCGGAGCAGGGAGACTGCAACGAGCACACGGTCTTGTTCGTGGCCCTGGCGCGCTCGCTGGGTCTCCCAGCGCGGACGGCGGTGGGATTGGTCTACGTGAACGGCGCCTTTTTCTACCACGCCTGGCCGGAAGTCTGGATCGGCGATTGGGTGGCGGTGGACCCGACCTTCGGTCAATACCCTGCCGATGCGGCGCACCTGCGATTCGTCGTGGGTGGCTTGGCCCAGCAGGTCGACATCGTGCGGCTCATCGGCCGCCTCCAGATCGAGGTGCTCGATGTGTCCCGAGGAGAGTGA
- a CDS encoding macro domain-containing protein, whose protein sequence is MRRGSLTDARSEAILRPIRSDLDPLTPAGRDLERAAGEGVRRRLEQIGEVPVGGAVVTPGGDLPAMLLIHAAIESQDEPVTRAGVERALTNGIRRAVEWGVGSLSLPPLGAGAGQLELETVVALMMDALRKAVLDAATLAEVEIVVETEYQETAFLQAV, encoded by the coding sequence GTGCGCCGGGGGTCCCTCACGGACGCTCGCTCGGAGGCGATCCTCCGCCCCATCCGCTCCGACCTGGACCCCCTGACCCCGGCCGGGCGGGATCTGGAGCGAGCGGCGGGAGAGGGCGTGCGGCGTCGGCTCGAGCAGATCGGCGAAGTGCCCGTGGGGGGGGCGGTGGTGACCCCGGGGGGCGATCTTCCGGCCATGCTGCTCATCCATGCCGCCATCGAGTCCCAAGATGAGCCCGTTACGCGTGCGGGCGTGGAACGGGCGTTGACCAACGGCATCCGGCGCGCCGTGGAATGGGGCGTCGGCTCACTTTCCCTCCCGCCTCTCGGTGCCGGCGCGGGGCAGCTGGAGCTGGAAACCGTGGTGGCGCTGATGATGGACGCCCTCCGGAAAGCGGTCCTCGACGCGGCAACTCTTGCCGAAGTGGAGATCGTCGTGGAGACCGAATATCAGGAAACCGCTTTCCTGCAGGCGGTTTAG
- a CDS encoding tetratricopeptide repeat protein, producing the protein MEGSVVGAAGEEGGEAVRVAKHWRHGVSEDEPTRSEALAKARTLARAGRTEEAIREYKTVLRIDPADVNARDELGMLYEKIGEHDQAVAQLRAAVQEEPENPELLIHLGAALGAVGRFDDAETELRKASKLAPENLDARANLGILFFRRGLYEQADSELRSVCLRDSAHGPAHFYRGEALNRLGRYDEAIESLERAIELQPTNARAYYTLGILFDRKHLHDRAAAMFRRSRELTDR; encoded by the coding sequence GTGGAAGGTTCTGTGGTCGGAGCGGCGGGCGAGGAGGGGGGCGAGGCCGTCCGCGTGGCGAAGCACTGGAGGCATGGCGTGTCGGAGGACGAGCCCACCCGCAGCGAGGCCCTGGCCAAAGCCCGTACGCTGGCCCGGGCCGGACGCACGGAGGAGGCGATCCGCGAGTACAAGACGGTCTTGCGGATCGACCCCGCCGACGTCAATGCCCGCGACGAGCTGGGGATGCTCTACGAGAAGATCGGTGAGCACGACCAGGCCGTAGCGCAGCTGCGCGCGGCCGTACAAGAGGAACCCGAGAACCCGGAGTTGCTCATCCATCTGGGAGCTGCGCTGGGGGCGGTGGGGCGGTTCGACGACGCCGAGACGGAGCTGCGGAAGGCCAGCAAGCTGGCGCCCGAGAACCTGGATGCCCGCGCCAACCTGGGCATCTTGTTCTTCAGGCGGGGCCTCTACGAGCAAGCCGACTCGGAGCTACGGTCCGTTTGCCTCAGGGACTCCGCCCACGGCCCGGCGCACTTCTACCGCGGCGAGGCGCTGAATCGCCTGGGTCGCTACGACGAGGCGATCGAAAGCCTGGAGCGGGCCATCGAGCTGCAACCCACCAACGCCCGCGCGTACTACACTCTTGGTATTTTGTTCGATCGTAAGCACTTACATGATCGGGCCGCCGCGATGTTCCGCCGTTCGCGGGAGTTGACCGACCGTTGA
- the cutA gene encoding divalent-cation tolerance protein CutA: protein MADAVRLVLMAVPDVATAERLVETLVTERHAACGSIVPGATSIYWWKGVLEKSAEALVVLKTTRAATEDLLSRAAELHPYEVPELLVVALDGGHLPYLDWVRTEVRTD, encoded by the coding sequence ATGGCCGACGCCGTGCGTCTCGTGCTGATGGCGGTTCCCGACGTGGCCACCGCTGAGCGACTCGTCGAAACTCTGGTCACCGAGCGGCACGCTGCGTGCGGTTCTATCGTCCCTGGGGCGACGTCGATCTACTGGTGGAAGGGCGTCCTCGAGAAGTCGGCCGAGGCGCTGGTGGTGCTCAAGACCACGCGAGCCGCGACGGAGGATCTGCTGTCGCGAGCCGCGGAGCTTCATCCCTATGAGGTTCCCGAGCTTCTCGTCGTCGCCTTGGACGGGGGGCATCTCCCGTATCTGGACTGGGTTCGGACCGAGGTCCGGACCGACTGA